Proteins found in one Candidatus Eisenbacteria bacterium genomic segment:
- the uvrA gene encoding excinuclease ABC subunit UvrA produces MKGIEIHGAREHNLKNIDVFIPRNKLTVITGVSGSGKSSLAFDTVYAEGQRRYVESLSAYARQFLSQMEKPDVDGITGLSPSISIEQRKAGHNPRSTVATITEIYDYLRLIFSRIGTQYCPQCKIPISRQTVQEMVDRVYELSPGTKLSIYAPLVRGRKGEYRKEIEALRQQGFLRARIDGHVRELEGITRLEKTKKHTIDVLIDKISVDEKFKRRASDSIELALKAGSGLVKIETSEEKELLFSEKASCTKCGKGFDELLPRMFSFNSPYGACKSCDGLGTMLEIEPELVIPDKSLSILEAAIAPWGKLSSGGWHAPWVKALSKKYGFRTSDPWKKIGEDAKNALLFGTEDEFKVEYVSEKSKFEYSGPFEGVIPNLKRRYKETKSEAIREWIHGFMAQRICGACGGTRLKPEALSVKIGDLTIADCVKLQVKDAKRVFSALRFGERDRIIAEPIMKEIRQRLDFLSNVGLDYLTLDRASSTLAGGEAQRIRLATQIGSKLVGVLYILDEPSIGLHNRDNEKLLNTLKTLRDLGNTVVVVEHDRDTILSSDWIVDLGPGAGKAGGYVVASGTPAEIALSESSLTGQYISGRKEVPLPPGRKLPDKKWLSVIGASENNLKEIDVSFPIGLLTCVTGVSGSGKSTLVNDILYRALARYFLNSTELSGKHKKIAGLEHLDKVAGIDQSPIGRTPRSNPATYTGLFAPIRDLFSQFPESRVRGYRPGRFSFNVKGGRCEACEGDGVVKIEMHFLPDVYVKCEVCGGKRYNRETLEIKYKGKNISEVLDMTVDEALEFFRNIPGIRRKLETLKDVGLGYIHLGQSATTLSGGEAQRVKLATELSKIATGKTLYLLDEPTTGLHFEDVKMLLQVLRRLTEKGNTVVVIEHNLDVIKVADYIIDLGPEGGDEGGLVVAKGTPEEILNRPASYTGKALRKVMNPAAELSRVS; encoded by the coding sequence ATGAAAGGTATTGAGATACACGGCGCGAGAGAGCATAACCTCAAGAACATCGACGTATTCATTCCCAGGAACAAACTCACGGTCATCACAGGAGTGAGCGGCTCCGGCAAGTCATCGCTTGCATTCGACACGGTGTACGCGGAGGGGCAGCGGAGGTACGTTGAGTCGCTTTCGGCCTATGCAAGACAGTTCCTGAGCCAGATGGAAAAGCCCGACGTGGACGGGATCACAGGGCTTTCGCCGTCGATATCCATAGAGCAGAGGAAGGCAGGGCATAATCCGCGCTCCACCGTTGCAACAATCACCGAAATCTACGACTACCTGAGATTGATCTTCTCGAGAATCGGGACGCAGTATTGCCCCCAGTGCAAGATTCCGATTTCGAGACAAACGGTCCAGGAAATGGTTGACCGGGTTTACGAACTTTCGCCCGGAACAAAGCTTTCGATCTACGCGCCGCTTGTCAGAGGAAGGAAGGGCGAGTACAGAAAAGAAATTGAAGCACTGAGGCAGCAGGGCTTCCTGAGGGCAAGAATCGACGGCCATGTGCGGGAGCTTGAGGGCATCACGAGACTTGAGAAAACCAAGAAGCACACAATTGATGTGCTTATCGACAAAATTTCGGTTGATGAGAAATTCAAGAGACGCGCAAGCGATTCAATTGAGCTCGCGCTGAAAGCCGGCTCGGGACTTGTGAAGATTGAGACTTCCGAAGAAAAGGAGCTGCTTTTCAGCGAAAAGGCCTCTTGCACAAAGTGCGGGAAAGGATTCGACGAGCTTCTTCCCAGGATGTTTTCCTTCAATAGTCCCTACGGGGCATGCAAGAGTTGCGACGGCTTGGGGACGATGCTTGAGATCGAACCGGAACTCGTTATCCCCGACAAGAGTCTCTCAATCCTCGAAGCCGCGATAGCCCCCTGGGGAAAGCTTTCATCCGGCGGGTGGCATGCCCCCTGGGTCAAGGCGCTCTCGAAGAAATACGGGTTCAGGACATCAGACCCGTGGAAGAAGATCGGGGAGGATGCAAAGAACGCGCTTCTCTTCGGGACAGAAGATGAATTCAAGGTGGAGTACGTAAGCGAGAAATCGAAGTTTGAATACTCAGGGCCATTCGAGGGTGTGATTCCGAACTTGAAGAGGAGATACAAAGAGACAAAATCTGAGGCAATAAGAGAGTGGATTCACGGCTTCATGGCACAGAGAATCTGCGGCGCGTGCGGAGGCACAAGACTCAAGCCGGAGGCATTATCGGTCAAGATCGGCGATCTCACGATTGCGGATTGCGTGAAGCTTCAGGTCAAGGACGCCAAAAGAGTCTTCAGTGCTCTCAGGTTTGGTGAAAGGGATCGAATAATCGCTGAGCCAATCATGAAGGAAATTCGTCAAAGGCTTGATTTCCTTTCGAACGTGGGACTCGACTATCTGACACTTGATAGAGCTTCATCCACGCTGGCAGGCGGAGAAGCGCAGAGAATAAGACTTGCAACACAGATTGGCTCAAAACTAGTTGGAGTGCTCTACATCCTTGATGAACCATCGATAGGACTTCACAACAGGGACAACGAGAAACTGCTCAACACCTTGAAGACCTTGAGAGATCTCGGAAATACAGTCGTTGTCGTTGAACACGACAGGGATACGATTCTATCTTCGGACTGGATTGTTGACCTCGGTCCGGGAGCCGGGAAGGCCGGCGGTTACGTGGTGGCTTCGGGGACTCCTGCCGAGATCGCCCTCTCGGAATCTTCTCTCACCGGCCAATACATATCCGGGAGAAAAGAGGTCCCGCTTCCTCCAGGAAGAAAATTGCCTGACAAGAAGTGGCTGTCAGTCATAGGTGCGAGTGAGAATAATCTGAAAGAAATCGATGTTTCATTTCCGATCGGGCTTTTGACTTGCGTGACCGGAGTTTCAGGATCCGGGAAAAGCACGCTTGTAAACGATATATTGTACAGGGCGCTTGCACGCTATTTCCTCAACTCGACCGAGCTCTCCGGAAAACACAAGAAGATCGCCGGCCTCGAGCATCTCGACAAAGTTGCAGGAATTGACCAGTCGCCAATCGGAAGGACTCCAAGATCGAATCCTGCGACATACACCGGACTCTTCGCGCCGATCAGAGATCTGTTTTCGCAGTTTCCAGAGTCGCGCGTGAGAGGATATAGGCCCGGAAGATTCAGCTTCAACGTGAAGGGCGGGAGATGCGAAGCCTGTGAAGGTGACGGCGTTGTGAAAATCGAGATGCACTTCCTCCCTGATGTCTATGTGAAGTGCGAAGTATGCGGAGGAAAGAGATACAACAGGGAGACGCTCGAAATCAAGTACAAGGGAAAAAACATCTCCGAAGTTCTGGACATGACAGTCGATGAAGCTCTCGAATTTTTCCGCAACATACCTGGAATAAGGAGAAAGCTCGAGACATTGAAGGATGTGGGGTTGGGCTACATACATCTTGGCCAGAGTGCAACGACTCTGTCGGGCGGCGAGGCACAGAGAGTCAAACTTGCAACAGAGCTCTCAAAGATTGCGACCGGGAAGACGCTGTACTTGCTTGATGAACCGACGACAGGGCTTCATTTCGAAGACGTGAAGATGCTTCTTCAAGTTCTGAGGAGACTGACCGAAAAAGGAAATACTGTAGTCGTGATTGAACACAACCTTGATGTCATAAAGGTTGCGGATTACATCATTGACCTCGGTCCCGAAGGAGGAGACGAGGGAGGTCTGGTTGTGGCAAAAGGGACTCCTGAAGAAATCCTGAACAGGCCGGCGTCGTACACTGGGAAGGCGCTCAGGAAAGTGATGAATCCCGCGGCGGAATTGAGTCGAGTGTCCTAG